TTAAGTGACCAAAGAGTGTCAAAGCAGTCTAGGAACTCTTTGACACCCATTCTCAGTTAAAGTAAAACAGTAAACAAAATACTTGGAACATGGAAGTGGTTTTGTACAAATTAAATATGTACACAGATATGTCATACTCCAATTTGTCTACTTGCTAAGCATAGAAACTTAAGAGAATCAagtaaggaaaaagcaaaattatacaGCAGCAGATACAGCTGCACATAGGAATAAAGGAAAACGTAActcactgctttttctttttttaacttacaCTCCAGAGCAGAAGGACACATAAAATGCATTGAAGAGTGACTTATGTtacaagtagatttttttttcttgcatattaATTTCAGATATAGAGAAATTTTCTCTAAGAAGCTACTAGACTGAAATAGCCAAGGATCAGGTTATGGCACACAATTCACTATTTTCAGCACAACTAGTAGTTCAGACATAGCTTTTATCTGTACTTCAAACACCACCAAACAACACTATATGACAATTCTGAAAGTATCATCAAGCTATATAGCTGCCAAATAAAATTTCCACTTTAACAGCTGTAAACTACAGAATGCCTCAGGACTTAACTTTGGGATATCGTGCCTTTGTCAAAGGTGAGACACAGTCAATCagatatttaaacaaacaaacaaacaaacaaaaaaggatgcCTCAGGACTCTTCCTTCAATAGTGACATAAACATGAACCAAGATGACAGAGAATTGTAGTATGGCCACTCTGAACAGCACATGATATTCAAGTGATTTATGACATGCAGCGAAGAGTCCAAATCATTAGAGGTTTTTACCTCTTGCAAAACTATTACAGGCTCCTGAGAAAAATGTCACCACCACCCACAGAATCACCCCTCTCTGTAATCAGGACTTATTGCCCCCAACCACCTGCACTTCTCAATATATGCAAAGTACTTGTGTTTTACAAATTGCTCTCTAAGCCTGCCAAATGATCTCATCCTGGAGTTCCAGTGAAAGTTGTAAGAACCACTCACCAAGCACTAAGAGCTATCTGTACACCTTGTGATACTGAGAGACCTTACCACCCATTTTATTCTGGGGAGGAAACCCATCAGCTTTTCTAGTAATGACGTAATTTGAATCAAGCACTTTCCCTGCACTCACAGCAAGCAGGGGCAGATCTGATGGGAGCCCCACCCTCTGCCAAAGGAAGGAGTCAACAAGACTTCCCTCACCACAAAGACTCCTCCTCCCGCTCCACAAGACAGAAAAGGCCTCATAACAATTCAAAGAAATTAGAGCCATTTATGAATCAAACTATTTTGCTGTAGCACCTAAATAAGAAGGCACTTCACATCTAGATCAAGACATCAGTTCACGCTGCTGACGAGCTGCAAAATGTACACAGGAACAAGCTTCCACCAACCAAAACAAAGGAAGGGACTACATAATCTCCAGAGCAGAGATTACACCTACGGTAAAGAAACAAAGAGGGCTGTTTGTCATAGGTTTGGATCTGAACGCAAAACCAGTTCAGAAAGGCATGAGGGTAACCTGCAAATCAAGTTACACAATGAGAATCTTTGTAAGGACTAGCGAATAGTAtgcacaaataaaacaaacatggtacagatttgaaggaaaaagaaaaaaagctaaaaagcaCTGAGTTTCCACTGAATATAAACTActttgttagggttttttggttggttttgtgcggggaggggggtggtgttggtttggttggttttggtttgtttgtttttacagcgACATACAGCCAACTTGCTTGCAGTTACTGAAGAGGAGCTATGTATgtaaatgtatgtatatatgtaaatcATATAAACAGTCTGGAAAATTTTTACCCAGTATCTATCTTTTAGCATCTCACAGTGACCAAAGCTTTAGGCAGAAAATCAAAGCCTAAAAGAAATAGACATGAAAAATCCTGCAAGGAACTGAATAAAAAAGGCAGGACAAAATAAAGAGGCCACATTTAAAGATTTAGGAACACAGCATGGATAAAAGGCAGAGTGGTGATACATACTATAGACAGCAACAATCAAGCCTGATGGTAAAGTACTCTGAGTCTTGTGATACTGGTTCAAACTAGGTGCTTAGGCTATCCACTCATACCTCTGTGACAGCTGCAGCAACCTCTCTGGCAGAGtcaatagtgaaaaaaaaacaaaccaagaaaaccaCCACCTCACACTATTCTCAGATTTTGGTCACATCTCTGTTAGATCCTGTGTCTTCAACTAAATACCAGATAAAATAACACATTTATGAAGGTAACCTCTCATTCtacagaaaacacatttattttggaCAACTCTACTACCAGAATAGTAGCTTCTGGCAGACAGCTGGAGCCACCAGCCTCACTAGTAACCTGTCATCAGAGTAACAGAGCTGGCCTGTCAGCACTTGTACCACCTAACAGGTATCAGCTAGAACATTAACCAGGCTATCAAAGAAGTTACCACATGAGATCTTTGAGAAGTTGGATGCAGGACTGCTCTTGCAGAAAGCTCAAATAAGAACGAGGTAATGTGTGGTGGTTTCCAGTTTTAAAACTACTATGCTAAAAAGGATGAGTTCATTATAGCCCTGCCCTTGGCTGGGAAGGGGAATCATAGTGATTTCACGTGTCTTATGGATCCCCCACTTCTCCTTGGACACTGCTACTTTATTCTGACAAGAAATGGCAAGAAAAGTAAAGAACAAGTATTGCACAGCTATATTTATCACTGTCCTGTTTCCTACCACAAGACCTTTACTTAGCCCTACACTCACTTGCAAATACAAGAACTGAAACAGCAGTGTCCACACATGTAACTTTTGTGAGTTTTTCCAGgacttcttaaaaaaaccccaccttgctACATATACAGTAAAGCTAAGCATCTCACATCCACGCATGTACCAGGCAGCATTACCTCTCTCACTAGGGAAAATGTGTTAAgtgtcaggggaaaaaaacaatgacTTTTAATTTCTCCAATCTTGTAGTATCTTCACAGATAGGTGATGCTTGTCACATAGTAAAAACCAGTTATTCTTCACCCAGTTATTACGTAACAGCCAGTGCTACAGATTGTATGCTGTCTGATTCAGAATGCCTGTAAGAAGTATCTAAATGTGTttcaagataaaaatattttttatgtgtTCATTAGCATTTCTAACAGCAGAAGGTGCTGTTACAGGCAATCGTTTCAACTACTGGTAAAGGTTCTGATGACATGATTAAACAGTTATACAATAATTAATATGGCTTCTACCTAATTTGCATATGCATTGAGAAAAGAAATATCCTCAGAGCATCTCAGCTACAATAATACAATTACTATGCATTGTCCTGTCATTTCACATATGTGTCAGGAATGACTATGCACTATAAGAAAAAACTCACACACCTGACTGCTGCAGCTCAGCTTTCTGAACAGATAGTACTCACACATCCccaataaaagcagaaaaccctGTGAGTCTATCCCATTGTTTTTGAATTTCAAAGCATCAAGCGTAGCGTTCAGAAGAAGTAAGAGATGCCTAACAGCTCCTGAGTGGGTTTAACAGATCTGAGCAATGGCTTGTACAAATAAGGATCTCTATGCCCCCTTGGCTCCTCACACAATCCCCCATTTTTACCAGCTGGCACAGATACATATCCCCATGTAAGTTTTGCCTCTGAGTTCAGGCAGAGTTTTTAGTGCAGTTTCAAAGAGGGGAGCAGGCCCTGCTCAGCAGCTGGATCTGCTCAGGAGAAGCCCtgccctcccccagcagcaggccCGACCTGCGGCCCTAACGCTGAGGGGCTTCTGGTGGGGTGACCGTCACACTCTGACAGACCCTTTCCATGGCACCATGCCACAGGGCTCGGCAGCGCTCTGTTAGCGGCTATGCTCAAAACACACAGGTGCAGCAAAAGCAAGGTAGGCAGCAGTACTGAGCAAGGGATCTAAAGCTTTGGAAAACTTATTGAGGATTATGTCTAATCAGAGGATTGCCACTCTCTTCTACTAGTAAAATCTTGACAAAGTCATAAATCAAGTAAATTCCTCCCAACTATTAATAGAAAAACATTTCACATTCTAGCACTGACTTTGTCTCTAGAGCGTTACAGAAAGCTTCTTTAGAACAAAATAGACAAAGAAGCAAGATATATAGATTTCTACTGAAAAATAAATCTACTTCTCCTTATTATTTCTGCAATTTATTCAAGCATAATACAATGGAATTACCACCTTTATAGCTAGCCCACCCCAAACCTGAGCCCTTTTCTGTATCACACAGAATTGTTACTATAGTTATATAGAGCAAACACCACTGGAATGTacacagtgaaggaaaaaaaaaaaaaagtaaaactttactTGCCAAAGTAACACTTTACTTGCCAAAGTAACCGTTCCACTTCTAAACTGTTATCTAGAAAAATAAGATCTAACCAACATTCAAAATGTCCAAGTTTCAATAAATAACTATTAATGCCCCAAGTTTGCACTGGCACGAGAAATATGGAGCATACAGTTtagaaaagtattttcaaatggCTGAGTCAGGAATGCATTTCATCCTGCTTAAAATTTACAATAAAAATCACTTCCCTCCAGGGTTCGATTTTAAAACTGAAGTCATCTAAGTGCAAGAGCACTCACATAGTTGTCTTAAATCTCAATGGCAAATTAAAGCTCTAGAGaaagacagtatttttaaaaaagttcttTATCAATACCATGAAAATATACATAGCCATAttatgttttaaatatatatatacacggaCATCTCTTCAAAAGGGTAtgattctggctttttttttttaagtttcaaaaGCTTATCCGTTGCTATACAGTTCAGTAAGGTGTATTATGAAACAGAGTTTTTATATCCCCCATGAAAATAAAGTTGAATCTTTCTGTAAACAGGAACTTCCTTAATTTCCGAAATCTCTACAGACCTCAAGtacttcactgaaaaaaaattaaaacaaccaCCTGCCCCAGAACCTCCCACGGAGACCCTCGCTGCCGAGTACAACATCCACAGACCCCGGGAAACGCTTAACACCACTCGGGTCCTGCAACCGTCTTCTCCGGGCGCAAATAAATACTTATAATTAACAATAATAACAGAAGAACGACAGAGGGCGAGCACCTCGGCCCCACGGAGCCCCCGCACTggcccggcggcgggcggggacgGCACAGGCTTGCGACGGGGCGTCCCTCCTCAGCAGGCGCTGGTCTCCGGTGCTGCGACCGCCTCGGGGGGAGCCTCCCGCGGCTGAGCGGCGGTAGGAGGAGGATGGCCGGCGGCGTTGATGTGGCAGCCGGAGGAGAGGTGGCTACGGACGCGGCCCTGCAGCTGCGTCACCTGGGCGCGCAGTAGGTTGGCGGTGGCGGCCAGCTCGGCGTTCTGCCCCTTGAGCGCCTTCACCTTCTCCTCCAGCCGGGCGATGCGCTCCAGCTTCCGCCGGCGGCACTTGGAGGCTGCGATGCGGTTCCGCAGCCGCTTGCGCTCCGCCTTCAGCCGTTCCTGGCTCTCCGCGTCCAGCGGCGACAGTGACGGTGGCGTCGGCGCGCTGCTGCCGCCCTCCCCGGCCGCCGTCGGTGGCACCTCGGGCACCGTCTGCGGCTCCTCCAGGGACCGCGCTGGGGGCAACCGGCCGCTCCCCAGACCTGCCGCCCCGAAGGCCAGGCCCGGCGGCGGGGCGGAGGCGGCCGGGTACGCGCTGCCCGAAGGGCTCAGTGGCCCCGTGGGGTTGAAGCCGCTCAAGTTGGTGTAGACAGCCGGGGGGTCGGCAGCGGCGGGGGCTCCCGGCGGCCCTGGGCGGGCAGTGCAGCAGGGTCCCGGCGTGGAGAGCGGCGGCGCCGCCAGGAGCTGGTTTTGCTTGTGCAGGTCGGCCAGGGCCTTAACGAAACCGTCGGCGAATCCCTCCTGCTCCTGCGTCACCGGTTGCCGGTAGAGAAACGGCCCTGCCGCCGCTgctccgccgctccccgccccgggcgCTGCCGGCCCCGGGCTGCCAGACCCCAGCCCCGCGCCCCCCTGGATCAGTAGCTGCTCCAGGTCGGCAGCCGGAGGTAGTTTCAGCAGCGGCAGCTCCGCAGCGGAGCCCAGCGCAACCTCCGGGCCTCcgcgggccgccgccgccgcctccccgccgcccGCTGGCTCCGCGGaaccggcgggcggcggcggcggggcggcggcgggcggcggcggtaGCAAGCGCAGAGCCGCCGCACGGGCGCCAGCGGGGGGCCGAAGGGCGAAGGGTCCTGGGAGCGGCGCGGGGGCGGTGGCCGCCAGGTCTCGCTTCTTCCCGGCGCCCAGAAGCAGCTTCTGCCCCGCCGCCGACGCATCGGCTCCGGGTCCGCCGGCGGTACCGAAAGCCGGCAGCGGCACGAAGTCGGGCAGCAGCTCCAGTCCTTCCTCGGGGTAAAACGGTGCCTCCATCTTCACGGCAGATCGCCCGCTACGGCCGCCGCTCATGCTGCCGCCCTCgccggccggcggcggcggctccggtgcGGCGCCGCGCTAGGCGCCTGCTCCGCTGGGCCAGCCGCCCTCGGCTGCCAGCGGAAACTGAGCCGCCTCTCGGCGCCGCCGGCCCCACGCTCCGCCCCGGGCCCGTCGactgcccgccccgccgccgtcGGTCCCCCGCCCGTTGTGCTTGCGCGAAAGGGTTTGACGCCGCAGCCAATGTGTTGCCCCGGTGGGGTGCccgtggggtctccacggtgcctcCCCCCGAAAACTCGCCGCGGCTGCGGTGCGGGACAGGAGGCGCTGCCGGCGGCTCTGCCGGGGACGAGGGATTTCCTGTGAGCGTCACGCGGGGATGCTCCAGCCACGGTGCACGTTCTGCGGGAGGAAAGCAAGCAAAGCTCACGCGTGGCGGCTGCTGTGGGCAGGTGCTCGTGCGCTGGGTTGTGATGGCTGGGCACAGGGTAGTGCAGGTGTCGACCGTCAATGCTTCCTGAGAACATGGGCTGGAAAGTCTGCTTGGGGAAATGCTCGGCCACAAGAAAACAAGCTGAATTGTCAAAGCAAAAGCCATTTGCAAGAAAGAGATGGATCTGAcatagttcttcttctggagaaaaaaaaaaaaaaggtttagagAAAGGGTCTGAAACAGCCTAGATGTCTTTTCAATGTTATTGAAACGTGAAAgtactgttttctgttttttgggtGGTATTTACTTGTTATCTTCAGACAATCCCCCCTGTCTCTCTTCAAGTCTCTGAAATTCTTGGAGGATGAGGAAGTTGCTTTCCACCaagtcttttaaaaatctgttctgctgaggataCTAATGTGATACTCACAGAGCTGCTGAAAGCTGTTTTTTAAGTTGACTTGCTGACTGAGAGCCTCAGTGCCTCATCTACGCATTCACCAGTTCACCCACCCACAGTGGGATCCACCAGCATCCCTTCAGTTAGGCATCACCCTTCTGCAATCTGCTTGTGCTTTCTCCCTAGACTTTTCCTCCCTGCACATCAAAAGTGCCTCTTCTCCCAGGGCGTAGCAACACTGCTGAGCTGCGCAGTAGCCTCACTGTGTGTGTCAGCATGCTGTGGCTCCACTGTATGCAGGTTTGATCCAAGACTGGGAATGGAGAAGGAAGCAAAGATGCTGGTGTCAAGTCAGGAAGGGCTTTGCCCCAGACATGCCACTTGAgatccacaggaaaaaaagagtcTAAGTATACCAACTAAGGCCTTGATGATGCTGACTCGCCTACCTTGGGGCCCCCAACTATATACCTGGTCCATGGGACAGGGGTTCCATTTCAGCTCAGCTCTGGGCCTATCCCTGCCTATCTATGTTGCAGGTGTTCTTCTCTCCAGTCCCATCTCTTGGGTGAGCCCTGGACCTGCATTTCCCATCCTGTTCCTGGTAccatctcctgctgctcctgcctggACTACCTGAGTGGATCTCATACCTGGTTCATCACCTCGCCCTGTCTGGGTGTGTCAGTGGGTCAATAACTAGTGCCTGTTCTGCCCACCCTGCTCAGGCACTGCAGGACACTGCCCAGGCTGGTGAGGGCCAACACTTTGGCTTCAGCCACCCCCAGTTCCTGTGAGGCAGCCCCGCTTTGCCACTCCCTGAGTTGGTGGCAGAATTGCTGCCCAGAAAACTGGCAGCAGCAGGACTCCAGCGTGAAGAAAGCCATCTAGCCAAAGCCAGGAAGAGAAGCATTTGTGTGGACAGGGTAGAAGTAAGCAAGTCTGTCTTGGTGAGAAAGGTGGTGCTAGAAAGAGCTTATTCCTTGTTTCTTGGCTGCTGTAGCAGCAGAAGGACAAAGCTAGCAGTACTCAACTAACACCAAGTACGGAAAACAGCTGATTTGAGTGGCTTTGTGGAAGTACTGCTGCAGCTGCATGCTGTACAGACTTTTCCTGTTGTATTCCTGGACAAGCAAATGACAGCAACTGGCACCTTCTCTGCAGCCAGGCAAGACAGCTGTTAGGCAGAGAAGCCATGGTCTCCAAGCTTAAGTCAGTACagcttctcttctttcctttatgaagcaagtgcagagaggGAAAGtagtctgagaaaaaaaatgaggtcctgggtggggacAGAGAAAAACCTGGGGAGGTTCTCTTGGCTCTGAGGTCATTGCCGGAGAAATTCTAGCTATGATGTCATACATGACAGAGGTGACACTAGAGGTAGGTCCCTTTGTCAGTCCTCTGACAAGACCTCTTGGTCAGTTATATAGGATGGTTTTACTTGCTGATCTAATGCAGCATCGGAAAGCGAGCCTACAGCCCACCAAGCCTACAACTTATTTATTTAGATTGTTGTCTAATATTTGCTGATATACCTGCAAGCCAAGTTTCAGTCAGTGAAACAGAGTTGTTTTACATGTCCCTAATGCACCTGTATGTCATGACAAGGTGtgctttttcctgcttttctctcCTTCCCAAGGCTCTCTTTTTCTGCTGAAGAACCTGGAAACGCTTCTgggtttcagaaagaaaatttccGCGCGTGTGACAACCGTGCTCTCCACGCCCGCCTGCCGGGTGGGGTCAGCATCCCCGCCAGGGCCTCGGGCATGGCCGGGCGGAAGAGCTCGCGGCAGCCCGGGCACTACTCCCACCACCCCCTTCAGGCCCTGGCGCGGAATGGGCCCTGGCCCCCTCCGTCGCCGCTTGCGGGTCTCCGCAGACCAGGCCGTCCGTCCCTCGCCTCAGCCCCGCGGGGGCGCCTCAGCGGACGTGGTGGGGGTCCGTCGCAGGACGGGGAGAGGCGATGTCTGGACGCCACACCCCCCGCTGCCCAGATGCAACAGAGGGCGAGCGGGGCACTGCCGCTGGCAAGGGGGCGGAGCGGGCGGAACATCTCTCGCGCTCGCAGGCGGCGGGCCGATTGGAGGGCTCGCAGGGGAGGCTCCGCCCCCGAGCGCAGACCCGCCAATGGGCGAGCGCAGTGCACGCAACTACCGCGAGACTTGCGCTGAAGCTGGCGCCGCCATCTTGGAGTTGGGAGAGGCCGCGTCCCGTTCCTCTCCCTCTCGGAGGGCCGcgggttggggggggaggggaaggaggcgatGGGCGCCCGGCGCTAAATTAACGGCGTCCGCTAGCTCGTTTCCCCGACGCTGGGCCGCGGCGGGGAGCCAGGATGGTGCAGTCCTGTTCCGCCTACCGCTGCCGGAACCGATACGACAAAGAGAAGCCCATCTCCTTCCACAAGTAagcgcgggcggcggggcggggccgggccgggccggtccGTGGAAGAGGCGGGGCCAGGGCGCTGGCGCTCGGCGCGCACAGGGTTGGGGGGAGGTGTGGAGGGTTGGGCGTGTGGCGTGTAAGGCGGCGCGGAGCGATTGTCCGCGGCTGCCGAGAGCTCAGCCCCAGCGGACCTCGAGTGCGTCGCCTTCCGTGTCCCCGGAGGTCTCTCTAGGGAAAGCCGAGGGCCTGTAcgctttttgctgctttttttcaggGGGGGGACGACCCCTCCCGGGTGTCCGAAGGGCCGAGTCCTCGCGCCCAGTCCGTGTTGATAGGAGTTTGTCTCGGATGAGCCCGTGGGAGGAAAAAACAAGCGATCGTGCAGTCAGTCAGAGCAGTGCTTACCTGTAACCCGACATCACGTTAAAAAGCTTTCCAGAAAAGCTGAAAGTACTTCTTATTTACAGGTTTCCTCTTACAAGACCTGATCTTTGCAAGAAATGGGAagctgctgttaaaagaaaaaacttcAAGCCAACTAAGTATAGCAGCATTTGTTCGGAACACTTTACTCCTGATTGCTTTAAGAGGGAATGCAACAACAAGCTTCTGAAAGAAAATGCTGTACCCACAATATTTTGTTATACTGAGCCCAGTGAAAAGGTAAACCCGAAGCACTTGTAGTTTAAGATAGTGGAATGCATGTCAGTTGCTCATATTAGCCTATCAGGGCTTAAAATAGCAGAGCAGCGTGGAGGAGATGGAGGttgtggagcagctgctgggctggtgCAGCTGGAGATGTGGAGGGTTGTGGTGCTTGAAACATGTCCAACAGCTGTTCTCATTTGCTttgaccagagcagaaatgtagGCTGTTCAAAGCTTTGGAGCACACAGAGCATTGTACGGCAGCACAGTGGCTCTGGTCTGCTCTTGTGTGCATGCACAGAAACCTGAACAGCATAACTTGAGTTTAGAGCCCTGTGCTGAATTAAATGGAACAGCAGCAAAGTATGAAAGTATGGGCCTGTTGTTAAGTTGTTGAACTGTATTTGTGGCATATTTGGAGTCTTACAGAGCCTTCAATAATACTTGAAAATTGCACTGTACTCTCCTATGCTGACTGGTGACTACTGCTAATGTTGTAGAGATGATGGACCTTAGTTCTGAAACTTAACTATCCTCTCTAAACGTCTCTGTTCCTCTGGCTTTGCAGGGTGAAAGTGAGATGCAAACAGAGGGGCAGAAAAGTAACTGCACCTGCTACCAATCTGTGCTGAAACTACCTCTCTTTTGCCTTAACAGTTACCCTGTAAGTTGCCAGACTGGTCCTTAACTTCTGCCTCTGAACTTCTGATGGTAGTTTCTTGTGAGATATATTGTTCCCTtcactgtgctgctaaagcagcttaCTGTGAGATGCAAGTCAGTTACGAGTTCATTCTTCTTAATGTAATAACTGCAATACAAGAATGGAAACGATTGATTCTTAACTCTTATAAAGGATATAAAATGTTACATCTTGCCACTTTGCTCTACAGGAAGTGGCAAAGGAGAGAATGGATATGATAAGGCTGTGGGGTGAAAGACTGTAATGGGATGAAGCACACAGAGGAAAACTGAGACTTTGGattgtttattttatatatacaatattggatttggtgcagagacaaaaaggaaatgtatttgaaaaatgaaaagtgGCTAATGATAGAGAAGAGAATATAAGTAGAAGGTATATAAGGAAAGACAGATAATTTCCAGGTAAATATGGCTGTGttaagttttttgtttgattatgCTTCCTTGCTCTCTGTACaatgcacctttttttttgtcatgtgtAAAATGGTTGCAAAATTTTTTCAGTCTTAAAAGTTGAGTGGGTGTGTAGGGTTATCTGCAAAAGTGTGATTGGTGCAGCAACATTAGTGATGAGCCACATTCCCTGTTTCATTATCATGCCTGGATCTGCAAAAACACAAAAGAGTGCCTTTTAATTGTGGAGAAGGATTTAATGCTATTCATGTTTGTCTCACCGCACTTCTAAATGAACTGCCACATGTCTTCAAGAAATAGCATAATAACAAGGAATAGTAGATTCTTTTGGAATTGTATCCACACTGATtttgaaatacagctttttctcttttggattatataatttgaaatactttgtttttcctgtgtcttAGGAGAACCATTTATTGGCTGTAATAAGTAGTCTGAATTCACTTAAAATGTGTCAGTGATACCAGAGATGTCATGTGCTGGATAAGCTGCAAATAGAAATTTCTGTGTGAATTTAGCTGTCCAGCAATGTTCCTTTTTTTGCTCATGCTTCTGACAAGCGTGAATTTCTCTTTGCCCATTATATCTTTGACTTGTAGTTTTTCTAGCAGTAAAGTTTGAAAGTGGCAGCTGATAGCATCAAACTGCTTAGAATATTTATGTGTGAATTAGATAGGCACACTGTTAGAAGCAATTTCTTATAATTGAGAAAAAAGAGTGGTAGTTGGCTGGTTATATACTTTAAAGTATTCAGTAATATTTGAGTGCATATGAACCTTCCCTTCAACAGTAGTTACAAAACTGCCTTCTCAGTTGCTATCTGCCAAGTGTAGTTTCTACAAGAGGGATATTTAGACTCCCCAGTATCAAGTATTAGCTTTTTTGCATGTGAAGTCAAGGAAGTTAATGACAGATCTGATGGGCTTGATATATAGATGATGAGGATTGTCAGCTGCTTTTATAGTCAACATTGTCCCTCTCCTCATGATTTTATGTGTGGTAATAATACAGGGTATTTAAAAAAGATGCACCCAATTTCAAACCAGTATGCACATATCATttggttcatctttttgaaacaagcTGTACTGGCAAAAGGTGAGTAGTTAGAAAATTGATTCAGTGCCCCTTTCACTGAGAATGTCATAGGCATTCTTTTTGACAGGCAATGTGCATGTTCTTTTGTTTAAACGGTGCTTTTTAAATCATCATGTGGACAGAAGCATTTCTGAATTATACTGCATTTGTTTGGGGTGCAAATAATCTGATTTGCTGCCCTGGCCCATACTCAAGTGGTGAGGGATCTGTGATGTCCTGAACTGTGCAAGTGAACCTATTGAGAACAGTATGATAAAGACTGCAGTTTTGTGTGGAGTTGAGCCAGCTGATACTCTGCGGCTGCCAGAAGGGAGAGTCATACTTC
The Patagioenas fasciata isolate bPatFas1 chromosome Z, bPatFas1.hap1, whole genome shotgun sequence DNA segment above includes these coding regions:
- the LOC136115116 gene encoding transcription factor Jun-like; the protein is MSGGRSGRSAVKMEAPFYPEEGLELLPDFVPLPAFGTAGGPGADASAAGQKLLLGAGKKRDLAATAPAPLPGPFALRPPAGARAAALRLLPPPPAAAPPPPPAGSAEPAGGGEAAAAARGGPEVALGSAAELPLLKLPPAADLEQLLIQGGAGLGSGSPGPAAPGAGSGGAAAAGPFLYRQPVTQEQEGFADGFVKALADLHKQNQLLAAPPLSTPGPCCTARPGPPGAPAAADPPAVYTNLSGFNPTGPLSPSGSAYPAASAPPPGLAFGAAGLGSGRLPPARSLEEPQTVPEVPPTAAGEGGSSAPTPPSLSPLDAESQERLKAERKRLRNRIAASKCRRRKLERIARLEEKVKALKGQNAELAATANLLRAQVTQLQGRVRSHLSSGCHINAAGHPPPTAAQPREAPPEAVAAPETSAC
- the THAP1 gene encoding THAP domain-containing protein 1 isoform X1, whose translation is MGPGPLRRRLRVSADQAVRPSPQPRGGASADVVGVRRRTGRGDVWTPHPPLPRCNRGRAGHCRWQGGGAGGTSLALAGGGPIGGLAGEAPPPSADPPMGERSARNYRETCAEAGAAILELGEAASRSSPSRRAAGWGGRGRRRWAPGAKLTASASSFPRRWAAAGSQDGAVLFRLPLPEPIRQREAHLLPQSEEFAEQPEDPLPPPPPPPPPPPPPPAPVLPPSPSTPSFHLSQIDTRFVDPSIGLLMPPLQTPSNLAVFCDHNYTVEDTVHQRKRIQQLEEQVEKLRKKLKTAQQRCRRQERQIEKLREIVQFQKEKDILAGKGYVVLPNDYFEVVEVPA